CTCGGTTCTGACTCTGTTCCTCTCTGCACAGCAGGGACCAGGTCCTGATCCAGGTCCTTGAATCCTGGAAATCCCTCCAGAGGAaaacaggggggggggggattctCCGAAACCACCCACGTGGGCTCTCCAGCGTCTGCTGCGCGCGCAGCCAATGAGCGCAGAGTCCGGGGGATCTATTGACAGCTGCGGACCAATCAGGCTCCGAGCGGCCGGGAGGGGACACGCCCACTGCGGAGACAGCGTATAAAGTCCCGGACCCGGAGCTCCGAGCAGCAGACTGAGCCTCTCACGTCAGAACCACGGACTAACGTGGACTATCCCGGACTAACTGGACTGTAGCGGACTGTGTCGGTGTGGATTACTCTTTGTGGACTTTATTAACGGGACGGTACCGGTACCAGGAGCAGCCTGCTGCGGACCTTTGTTCTGATCCTGGACCTGCTGGACTTTCTGAACAACATGACTCTGGAGGAGCTGGTCGGAACCAACGGCACCGAGAAACGGTAAGTCCCACAGACCGGGTCACAGACCGGTTCGTGCTCACGTCACATGAtgtgttctgctgttgttgtggttcCGGTTCTGACCGTGTGTGTCCCCGCAGGATGGAGCCCGGTCCGgctctggaggagctgctggtggcGGCGCAGCGGGAAGCCTGTCTGACGGTGGGAGTGTACGAGTCCGCCAAACTCATGAATGTGTAAGTACACGGCCCGGCCCGGCTCGACCCGGCTCGGCTCGGCCCAGCAGCTTCACTCTCATCGTGACAGCATGCAGATTCTGACCTGGTTCTGTTCCCCCCGCAGTGACCCGGACAGCGTGGTTCTGTGCGTGCTCGCCACGGACGCGGAGGACGATGACGACATCGCGCTGCAGATCCACTTCACGCTGCTGCAGGCGTTCTGCTGCGACAATGACGTCAACATCCTGCGCGTGTCCGGCATGCGCAGGCTCGCGCACGTGCTCGAGGGGAGCCCCGAGGACTGTAACGGGAACGAGCACGAGCCCCGGGACCTGCACTGCATCCTGGTCACGGTGAGTCCACGTGCCTGATCACAGATCAGCTGATCTGctgcgtcacacacacacacacgcgctgtGACGTCACATGTGTCTAACGTCTCCGTCCTGTTCTGCAGAACCCTCCGGTCCAGCCGCTGCAGAGTCTGGCCCTGCAGAGCATCAGCAGCTTCTGTGAGGAGAGCCGCTGTCGGAACCAGTGGGTCCCGTACCTGGAGCTGCAGGACCGCTGAGCCCGACCGGGACCAACCAGAGCCGAGTCAGACCGCTGAGGAGCGGTGAGAGTCCAAACAGCCGAACCTGCTGAACAGGAGCCACGGCGTTTGAGTTGAGACAGGAATCGGACCGAACCGGACCGTCCTGCCGCCTGAACACAGGATTGATTTGAGCGGAGGGCGCCTGAGACACCGGGACCGGACGGGTTCTGAAAGCTGGATCCGGAGTATCCGGGTcaggagctgcagagtttgATGACGTGACGCGTGGCTGAGCGGCAGCTGCTGCTCACCTGAACTGTCACATGACACGTGACGTCACATGACGTCCTTATGAACTGAGTGATGTCACGGAgtacgctgtgacatcacagctgtgacatcacagctgatTTTAAAGGGACAGAGCTTGTTTATGAAAACTGTTTGATCTAATCAATAAATTTACTGATCGACACGAAACCATCGACTCAGTCattcatgcaggtgtgtgtgtgtgtgtgtgtgtgtgtgtgtgtgtgtgtgtgtgtgcgtgcgcgcgtgtgtgGCTCTTTGTGGGTTCTGGTCTGACCCTGATCGACCCAATCGGGTTTTCACTCTTCATGTGTCAGATCTTAAAATCTTTCCAGACGATCGTCATTAATTTTAATCGTCGGGTGAATAAACGACCTGTGATGTCATAACCTCCTCCAggtaaaacaggaagtcagtgtagcatcaggAGCTAGCATAGCTACGAGTGTTTCCCTTTAGTTTATCATGAATGCTGTTATTATGCTAAGctattatgctaagctaactgatGTTATTActcaaatgttagcatgttttaGGTTAGCTTCAACATCCTGTTAGCGTTAGCTTCAAAGTGTGTTGGCCCAGTTAGCTTCTGACAGCTTAGCCTGGTCTGTCTGTCGATTAAActttgaatttcaaaataaaacttttcagTGTATGAAGTCCAAAGGAAACATTCACTGATAAACATATTTAGTCAGAACTTTAAAAAGTTAGCTCACAGTTAGCCTGTAGTTAGCTCGTAGCTGGTTAGCCTCTGATCAGCTGTGTTGTGCTGATGTTTTCTGAACGTTGTGTGAACATTAGAATCcttccagctgcagctctgtaCAAACAGCCCGCAGCCTCTGCCCGTGATGTCACATCCTGATGTCACGGGGACTCCGCCGCTCTGCTGACGCCACGGGCCTGTTTGTTTTGGCAACCGGCCCGTCTCTGCTGGAGCCAGCGGGGTGGACGGAGCCACGAGTCTTTAGACAGCTCGACACAGACAGTCCTGAAccgacacaacaacacagagtcTTTAGCCTGTTAGCTTCTAGTTAGCCTCTACATCCTGTTAGCTTATAGTTAGCCTCTATGTCCTGTTAGCTTCTAGTTAGCCTCTACATCCTGTTAGCTTCTAGTTAGCCTCTACATCCTGTTAGCTTATAGTTAGCCTCTATGTCCTGTTGGCTTCTAGTTAGCCTCTACGTCCTGTTAGCTTCTAGTTAGCCTCTATGTCCTGTTAGCTTCTAGTTAGCCTCTACGTCCTGTTAGCTTCTAGTTAGCCTCAATGTCCTTCTAGTTAGCCTCTACGTCCTGTTAGCTTCTAGTTAGCCTCTATGTCCTGTTAGCTTCTAGTTAGCCTCTACGTCCTGTTAGCTTCTAGTtagcctccctcctccccctctctgtgaCATCTAACAGTGGAGCCATTCTTTCATACCTATAGTTGGTCAGTGACGTAGTCGTCAGGACTCTCATACGAGCGTGTCCGTGGCTGCGGGGCTCCCATCAGCTGCTCGCCTGATGGTCCAATCAGGGGTGCTGTGTCCGGGCTTCCACGGTGAACGTGATGCAGGCacccacagcagaaataactgTGACACATCCACCCGAAATAAACATGCTATTCCTGAAATACACCAACACCATCCACCACCTCCATCAGCATCACTGAGGACACCATCCACCACCTCCATCAGCATCACTGAGGACTCCATCCACCACCTCATCAGCATCACTGAGGACTCCATCCACCACCTCCATCAGCATCACTGAGGACACCATCCACCACCTCCATCAGCATCACTGAGGACACCATCCACCACCTCCATCAGCATCACTGAGACTCCATCCACCACCTCCATCAGCATCACTGAGGACACCATCCACCACCGCCAATCGCATCACTGAGGACTCCATCCACCACCTCCATCAGCATCACTGAGGACTCCATCCACCACCTCCATCAGCATCACTGAGGACTCACAGCATGTTCCTGTCACATGACCTCTGAAACTCCATGTTAGCGCGTTAGCATTAGCTTTGGTAACCCCTCGTAAGTTACAGGACGTAGAGGCTAACTAGAAGCTAACAGGATGTAGAGGCTAACTAGAAGCTAACAGACATAGGCTACTAGAGCTAATAGGACTAGAGGCAACAGAAGCTAACAGGACATGAGGCTAACTAAAGCTAACAGGACGTATAGGCAACTAGAACTAACAGGACATAGAGGGCTAACGGAAGGCATGAAATAGAGACATAGAGCTGGAACTAGAAGCTAACCAGGACATAAGGCTAACTAGAGACTAACTAGGACATAGAGGCTAACTGAGCGAACAGGACATAGAGGCTAACTAGAACTAACAGTGAACTAGAATGCTAAGCTGAACCAAGGACATAGAGGCTAACTAGAAGCTCAACAGGAACAGAGAGGATAACTAGAAGCTAACAGACATAGAGGCTAACTAGAAGCTAACAGGACAGAGAGCATAACTAGAAGTCTAACAGGACATAGATGCTATAAAGCTAACAGGACATAGTCGCTAAACTAGAAGCTAACAGACATAGAGGTACTAGCTAGAAGGGACATAAGAGGCTAACtagagacaggacagacaatGAGGCTACTAGAGGACATNNNNNNNNNNNNNNNNNNNNNNNNNNNNNNAAAAACACAGGGCTAATATCGCTAAGactaataaacaaacatcaaaaagaTACAGATGATTTTagaagcagacacacaaacatctaGAAGAGCCATGCAGGCCGATAGCTGTATtaaggaaaacacaaactgtaccATTGGGGAGCCCTGGGTTGAGGAGCCAGAGCTCCTTGCAGGTGCGGGCAGGGCTGAGGTACGTTCCCTGTGGGTTACGAAGACCCTCCACGTCTACTTTCATAGAGGACAGTGATGCAAACACTTCCTCCATGCCTTGGCCCTCCTTCGTCCCACCGTTCTGCTCCGCCTGGTCCCCCTGCACCCCTTCATACTCTTCTCCATCTatcgcctcctcttcctcttcaagTGCAGCACCATCCACCAAGTTGTGGTTTCTCCTTCTTCGTCCTCGCTCTGGCAAAGGAGAAATCCCAGATGCTGGCAATCCcttaggagaggagaggagaggagaggagagaagagaagagaagagaggagaggagaggaggagaggagaggagaggagaggagaggagagaagagaagagaagagaagagaggagaagagaggagaggagaggagaggagatgagagaggagaggaggagagaggagaggagagacccTGAGCCTTCATCACCCTGAACCTTCATCACACTGAGCCTCCTCCACCTTGAGCCTCCTCCACCCTGAGCCTCCTCCACCCTGAGCCTCCTCCACCCTGAGCCTCCATCACGTCTCCGTCTCGTCCTCCAGTTTTTACAGTTAACCTcgtttgctgtttgtttctgtcagatAAATGAGATGTAATCGAGTACTTCACATGTGTACTTGAGTactttacagtacagtactcaGATTACTCTGCAGCAGTCAGACATTCTTCTAACTTATAAATATCTGAAGTTATTTTGGTTCCAGCTCAGGATAAATTTAGCGAGCGGGCGACTCCACCCGTCCCACCGCAGAGAAACCCCGACCACCTCCACCCTGAAACGTCTAGGAAACTCTTCTGAGAGAAGTCTTCAAGTCTTtaggtctttagtctttagtcttcaaGTCTTCAAGTCTTtaggtctttagtctttagtcttcaagtctttaggtctttagtcttttagtcttcagtctttagtctttagtcttcagttttttagtctttagtctttagtctttagtctttagtctttagtcttcaaGTCTTTAGGTCTTCAGTCTTCAAGTCTTCAAgtcttagtctttagtcttcagttttTTAGTCTTcggtctttagtctttagtcttcagttttttagtcttcagtctttagtctttagtcttcagtctccagtctttagtcttcagtcttctgGTCTTTTAGTcctttagtcttcagtcttcagtctttagtcttcagtctttagtctttagtctttagtcttcaaGTCTTTAGGTCTTCAGTCTTCAAGTCTTAGTCTTTTAGTCCTTTAGtcttttagtctttagtcttttagtctttagtcttcagttttttagtcttcagtctttagtctttagtcttcagtcttcagtctttagtcttcagtctctctctgttctccgaGCTCGAGCCACAATTACAGGCCATGTGCTGAGCCCCCGGTCTAACCCCACCCACCCAAACCGCTCTTTGATGTCAAACCAAACACCCCCTCCAGACCACAAACCAGGCTGCTGCAGGGACGGgcctggaaaacctggaaaagactggaaaaaaggGAGAGTGTTGACAATGAGAGGAAGAAACCAAAACCTCCAAGAGCGCTGACGTCCAGGAGAAAACGTTGAAACAACGTAAATAAAACGTCTAAAGTTAGACAGAGTTTCCTGTGTGTGAAGAAATGAGTCATGTGACTGAGACGTCAGCTCGCTCATGATAAACACATGAGatattcaaacacagtttttacacTGTACTCTCTTACTGATATTTAAGTACAAATACTCGGATACTTGGTTCAGACGGCTCAGTCTTTCTTTATGCAAATATCAGTCGTTAGGATTTCCCAGAATGCTTCAggggacaaaaaaacagaccagGTTGCCTCGGGGTCCcccgcccccccacccccccgtTTACCTGTGGacaatatgcaaatgagacagAATCAGCCAATGAGGAGCTGGATGAACACTGATCGGGTCATGaccttctgtgtgtctgtgtgtgtgtgtgtgtgtgtgtgtgtgtgtggtcacctGCTGAGTTCAGGTGACTCTCAGGTgaatcctctctcctctttgctccACAAACCACAGGGAGCCGCTCTCATGTGAGCCCGGTGCATCATGGGAGGTGAAGTGATGCAGTGagtgatcagctgatcaacGAGCTGCAgcgtgaagaagaaagaaaccagAACATGCTAACGCAACACGACATGAGGCTCCTGCAGTGAAACTAATGtgttaacaacacacacacacacacacacacacacacacacacaccacctgacCCCTCTCCCCTTGTGCTGACaacacaccacagaagaaggAAAGTTTGCCCGGGGTTCGAATCCTGCCGCCCCAGGCTGAGGAACATTCCTGTCACTGTGTCTGTACTAGGAAACCTAATAAGGCAAAACATATCTGCATATCTAATATATGAGATATAGATATTACCCTAGATAAAcctatatatacatagataaacatataaacatagataaacatatatacacatataaacatagatAAAcctatataaacatatatatttgtttcagCGTCTGACGTGTTTatgatcaataaaatattttctttcttctcagtCAGCATCTTTCTTCCCTGTTGCCATAGTTACGTCTAAACACAGGTTCCCTGACGACGGCTCTGACTGACAACACTCGGCCCACCAACTTAATGAGAGGTAacttcttctgtggtgtgtaAAGAACTGCGTCTCAGGTTCAGCCGCCGTCACGCCTCCATTCAACCTGCAACACAATGACACACCTCACCTGCACAGcaaccgacacacacacagacacacacaggaagtgacgcaatatatatatttattaaagttAGCACGTCAAAGAGACAATAAAGATGGAAAACCTTtataaaacctttaaagaacaTTGACATAACCTTTCAAGAACCTTTATGTGAGCTCCACCCATCCATCCTCTGTCCTCGTCTCGGTCGGTCGGTGTTTAGGGGGTGGAggagacaaaaatagaaataatagacCCCCGACCACGACCACAGGAGCCCCCACCCTGTCACTCCTAATGACcgaccccaaacacaccacagcagcTCCCGAAGACCCCAAACCACCAAACCAGTAGACCACCAGACCTCCATCCACACAGGCCTCGCCCTGCTGAGGGAGGGGCTCCAACCACaacagaccagaaccagaaccagagccagaacaaagaccagaaccaggactCCAGGAAAGAGGAcccagctctgctgcagagaaggtcaagtagcagacacacgTCAACATCAAGAGTGTGAATCACCCCTTCAATGACAAACCACGACTGACAGAGACCAACAAGAAATATactgaaatatatacatataatatatatatacacacacacagaatcttataatagatatagatatagatgaGCTTAGATAgcagagagatatagagatactcgattaagagagagagaatatatatctatatgtgtgtgtgtgggtgtcgtgtgggggtgtgtgtgtgtgtgtttgtatatgtatgtgatgtatgtatgtatgtatgtatgatgtactatatatatcatatgtatgtatgtggtgtgtgtgtgtgtatatagatagattatatatattaatatatatatatatatattactatatatctaataaataaataaaattacgttatatatgttatatatttaaaaactgaCATAATATATTAAACTGAAATATATATGGTGcccatgttagctcagtttgttagagcTCAGCATGTCTGAGAACTCCTGcaagactgaaacacacacacacacacacacacacacacacacacacacacacacacacagcgtgttgtgacacacacatgacGAGGCGTGTCTGCagtgggaagaagaaaaatgtgcagATAGCGTGCAGCAAGAAAACAACTCATCCCAAAATATGTTCCAGAACAAACAAgagctgagacacacacacacacacacacacacacacacacacacacacactgtgactcaCACTGGTTTCATCACTCTCAGTGTAAAGGCAGAAAACACCCACAGCAGACTTCAGGCTTCGCCCTGCAGCCGACAGACGCAAACAAAACgccacgccacacacacacacacacacacacacacacacacacacacacacacacgaaactGAGTCAGAGCCGGCCCGCTTGAAATAGTCCGGGTCCAAATGTCAGACTGACGAGCGACACAAACCAGACTGAGCTTGCCCTGATGATGTtcgtgtgtgttcatggtcctcagaggacGAACCCTGCAGACTCAAACATTTAGCTCGAGCTAACGGGCTAACTCTGACTTTATCCTTACTTTTCACAATAaatctacttcctgtttgtgtcccaGCACGTGGTCACGTTAACTCTGAGCCAACACGAATGGAAACAATCAACATTTGGAATCCGTCCAtagagctgctgttagctcagggagccgggctcagcagcctctatggacacaatggcagaggaggagagagggaagaggaggaggagaagaagaagaagaagaagaaggaggaggaggagaaggaggagaaggaggaggaggaggagaaggaggaggagaaggagaaggaggaggaggaggtctgtgCTCAGCCTGACAGACGACGTTCAGGGCTTCAGAGTCTGAACAGCTGAGAGGTGTGAAACAGTCAGAGGTCAGCTGAGGTCACGACCCCAGAACTCCCAGCATGCTGAGCGCACACCGCTCACCTGTCactgtttaacacacacacacacacacacacacactcacacacaaccacacacacaaccacacacacacacactcactcacacacacattcattactttactttcattctttctttcgTCTGTTTGTCACTTTTCACTTTGAGTTCTGAACCATCGACCCGTTTACTGACTGGACCTGGACCGGGTCTGTTTAGAGGTTCTCGAGCTCTGAAGGACTCGAGGTGTGAATCTGCCCCCAGCTGTGACCCGGCTGAGGTCAGGAGCTCctcagacctccacagacctccatagacctccacagacctccacagacctcctcagacctccacagacctcctcagaccaccacagacctccacagacctcctcagacctccacagacctcctcagacctcctgtctttagtcttcagtctgcagtgagTCTGTCGGTCCGGTCTGAGCACGCTCAGTTGGTGTTGTCACATGCCGGCTGCATTCCATTCCTGTCATTCCTCTCCAGCTGCTCAGGAATGCAAACAGCAGCTCGACCCACCGGGCCGGCTGCAGGACCGGCACCGAGCGTGAGAGGAAAACCCAAATATGATATCAGACAGTTTGGTGCTGTTGTACTGTTGGACCAGGTCGTGGTGTTTCTGACGTCTGAATCACTGTCTGTAGACGGTGTGTGGGAGTCGGCCCGGTCTGCAGTCCGTGTGGTCCTGCTTGGGTTCTGCAGACCCATTAAAGTGCGTTTGGTTTACCACATGTCTGCAGACGGAGAGACGGGCGGAGTCAACCTGGAGCCAACCACTCCATCCTatgtctgattggctgacagacaacaacatgaagagagagggagacccGAACCAACCCGACCAGAACCTGCACAACGTTCATCAAACCTTCAACTAacgtcctcctctgtcctcctctcgcctccgtcctcctcccccctcccccctcagAGGTCGGTGATGTCACATCCTGTCTGGACTTGTCTCCATGCTGACATCCAGCAGCTCATTTGCATCTTATTTGCATGAATAAAGACATTCCTAATTCCCCACATTCtccacacacctccaccctccacaccTCCACCCGTCCTTTAATCCTCCGCCTGAGTCACTGCAGGCCAACCGACAGGATCATCAGACTGTGAGGTCATCAgactctgtgaggtcatcagtctctctgtgaggtcatcagtctctctgtgaggtcatcagtctctgtgaggtcatcagtctctgtgaggtcatcagtctctgtgaggtcatcagtctctgtgaggtcatcagactctgtgaggtcatcagtctctgtgaggtcatcagtctctgtgaggtcatcagtctctgtgaggtcatcagtctctgtgaggtcatcagtctct
Above is a window of Larimichthys crocea isolate SSNF chromosome XVII, L_crocea_2.0, whole genome shotgun sequence DNA encoding:
- the LOC104939023 gene encoding growth arrest and DNA damage-inducible protein GADD45 beta, encoding MTLEELVGTNGTEKRMEPGPALEELLVAAQREACLTVGVYESAKLMNVDPDSVVLCVLATDAEDDDDIALQIHFTLLQAFCCDNDVNILRVSGMRRLAHVLEGSPEDCNGNEHEPRDLHCILVTNPPVQPLQSLALQSISSFCEESRCRNQWVPYLELQDR